One region of Streptomyces sp. NBC_00271 genomic DNA includes:
- a CDS encoding lytic transglycosylase domain-containing protein: MTQSPEDPGKQNSSASGSASQMALGAAGGFGCLMSPVALAGVAVVIVIFGGLGVLFAPLISLILFFTGGGGSSDPGGEADRVIEIMQGDGKGEIDPAQVPADLLEPIHNAGGICDTVGPVVIAAQIERESAYNPTLVGPDGSQGISQLPEAVFNQFGQDDDGNGRVSAFDAPDSIMAQGRYLCSLAADVKNLIENNEAVGSQLDLTLAAYDAGLDAVRQARGVPATNQSQGYVTVIRSLFAKYEGVGAPSPSFSATTSASPSSQQD, translated from the coding sequence GTGACGCAGTCGCCAGAAGACCCTGGCAAGCAGAATTCTTCAGCGAGCGGCAGCGCGTCCCAGATGGCGCTCGGCGCAGCGGGTGGTTTCGGCTGCCTGATGTCGCCCGTCGCCTTGGCGGGCGTTGCTGTCGTCATCGTCATCTTTGGTGGGCTCGGGGTACTGTTCGCACCGCTCATATCCCTCATTCTTTTCTTCACGGGTGGCGGCGGGAGCTCGGACCCGGGTGGCGAAGCAGACCGGGTCATCGAAATCATGCAGGGAGACGGAAAAGGCGAAATAGACCCGGCTCAAGTGCCAGCGGACCTGCTGGAACCCATTCACAACGCGGGCGGTATCTGCGACACGGTCGGGCCCGTCGTAATCGCCGCCCAGATCGAGCGGGAGTCTGCATACAACCCGACGCTGGTTGGTCCGGACGGCTCCCAAGGCATTTCCCAACTACCTGAAGCCGTATTCAACCAGTTCGGCCAGGACGACGACGGGAACGGCAGGGTTTCGGCCTTCGACGCACCCGACTCGATCATGGCTCAAGGCCGCTACCTGTGCTCCTTGGCTGCAGACGTAAAAAATCTTATCGAAAACAACGAGGCCGTCGGCAGTCAACTCGATCTGACATTGGCGGCGTATGACGCCGGCCTGGACGCGGTACGCCAGGCCAGGGGCGTCCCGGCCACAAACCAATCCCAGGGGTATGTGACAGTGATTAGGTCCTTGTTCGCGAAGTATGAGGGCGTGGGTGCCCCGTCTCCGTCATTCAGCGCCACCACTTCGGCAAGCCCCTCATCGCAACAGGATTAG
- a CDS encoding COG4315 family predicted lipoprotein produces MRTRLALLVLPAVALALVTTSACSKGTEAGGGGATRPAGQHAGHSVSIKVADSEFGRILVDQSGRTLYGFTRDKSSVSNCGTDCIAVWPALTSSTAARAGAGTEKSLLSKAKLTGDVSQVTYGDWPLYYYVGDAVPGDINGQGLDGEWFVVTAQGKLMKTPAA; encoded by the coding sequence ATGCGTACTCGCCTTGCTCTCCTAGTACTTCCTGCTGTTGCACTCGCACTAGTCACCACATCCGCTTGCAGTAAGGGGACTGAAGCGGGAGGTGGCGGAGCCACCCGGCCCGCAGGGCAGCACGCCGGACACTCAGTATCGATCAAGGTCGCCGATTCCGAGTTCGGGCGCATTCTCGTGGACCAGTCGGGCCGTACCCTGTACGGATTCACCCGGGACAAGAGCAGTGTGAGTAATTGCGGCACGGACTGCATAGCGGTCTGGCCCGCCCTTACCTCATCGACGGCAGCACGGGCCGGAGCAGGCACGGAGAAGTCGCTGCTGAGCAAGGCCAAACTCACGGGCGACGTCAGTCAGGTCACCTATGGTGATTGGCCACTCTACTACTACGTCGGCGACGCCGTACCCGGGGACATCAATGGACAGGGACTGGACGGTGAGTGGTTCGTTGTAACCGCTCAGGGCAAGTTGATGAAGACGCCCGCCGCCTAA
- a CDS encoding CHRD domain-containing protein codes for MANLTGDQEVPVAGGPAVGDKDGSAQALVQVRGDRVTFALAWQGIGAPTLGHIHQGNAGTNGDVKVPLFTSAMPSTLNSAAGQVSVTDAALARQLENEPAHFYVNLHSKQFPGGAVRGQLKRARAHVNPLNIIEGGALHAISDGGQEVPKNDQSKVGDPDGEAITFLHARNNTVDFSMAWVNIAPPTLGHVHQGRFGQNGDVKFPLFTTPVPAGVFAVSGSLVNQDPSAIRQVQNNPGDFYSNLHTPEFPDGAVRGQLFGNDLGYGTSTSSEPKETTPGNSGGSASSTNGKAAPRSGRATLLDDPGPFSGKSPSQGVAGTGCVDVSRPGVASAVQTEQPINVWSGPGCTGDSLVISGDTTDLSKVGFNDKIASIFFGDI; via the coding sequence GTGGCGAACCTCACCGGTGACCAGGAAGTTCCCGTAGCCGGCGGCCCCGCCGTCGGCGACAAGGACGGTTCCGCTCAAGCGCTTGTACAGGTCAGGGGTGACCGGGTCACCTTTGCCCTGGCGTGGCAGGGTATCGGTGCACCGACCCTGGGTCATATCCACCAGGGGAACGCCGGCACCAATGGTGACGTCAAGGTCCCGCTGTTCACTTCGGCAATGCCCAGCACCTTGAACTCAGCGGCCGGCCAGGTAAGCGTCACGGACGCAGCGCTGGCCCGGCAGCTCGAAAACGAACCCGCTCATTTCTACGTCAACCTGCACAGCAAGCAGTTTCCCGGCGGTGCGGTGCGTGGACAGCTCAAGCGTGCAAGGGCACACGTGAACCCTCTCAACATCATCGAGGGCGGCGCTCTGCATGCAATTTCCGATGGCGGACAGGAAGTTCCGAAGAACGACCAGAGTAAGGTGGGGGATCCAGACGGTGAGGCCATTACCTTCCTGCACGCGCGCAACAATACCGTTGATTTCTCCATGGCCTGGGTGAACATTGCACCTCCCACCCTGGGCCATGTCCACCAAGGACGTTTCGGGCAGAACGGTGATGTGAAGTTCCCGCTCTTCACGACGCCTGTTCCCGCCGGGGTCTTCGCGGTGTCCGGCTCTCTGGTCAACCAGGACCCGTCAGCGATCCGCCAGGTGCAGAACAATCCCGGGGATTTTTATTCCAACCTCCACACGCCTGAATTTCCTGACGGAGCCGTTCGGGGCCAGCTCTTCGGAAACGACCTCGGCTATGGCACGAGTACTTCCAGCGAGCCCAAGGAGACAACTCCCGGGAACAGCGGCGGGTCGGCTTCCAGCACGAATGGTAAGGCCGCCCCCCGATCCGGTCGCGCAACCCTGCTCGACGATCCTGGCCCGTTCTCCGGGAAAAGCCCCTCGCAGGGTGTGGCAGGCACGGGGTGCGTTGATGTGTCGCGGCCCGGGGTCGCGTCGGCCGTCCAGACTGAGCAGCCGATCAATGTCTGGTCTGGGCCGGGTTGCACCGGTGACTCGTTGGTGATCAGTGGCGACACCACTGACCTGAGCAAGGTCGGCTTCAACGACAAGATCGCTTCGATCTTCTTCGGTGACATCTGA
- a CDS encoding alpha/beta hydrolase gives MPQGTAKPVIFIQSLWLHASSWEPWVHMFKEAGSSPLAPGWPGSAENADANYACRESIADKGIDDAVQYYAGIAAACSQRPILIGHSFGGLIAETLLQQRLCAAAVSIAAVRSAREVPFSALRSPWSRLASLSSRLPTVTLSARQFRYAFGNAVSLEESERLYERCTVPAPSRPLYEVAAANSSPLPPVKSETANNGRGPLLLISGGEDNTVPASVVKHAFEEYYRSSAVTDYLELPGRGHSLTIDSGWRDVAAACLEWLAKQDCSS, from the coding sequence ATGCCGCAGGGCACGGCGAAACCCGTGATTTTCATCCAAAGTCTCTGGCTGCACGCATCGTCCTGGGAGCCGTGGGTGCATATGTTCAAGGAAGCAGGATCCTCCCCGCTCGCGCCAGGTTGGCCAGGATCGGCAGAAAACGCTGATGCGAATTATGCCTGCCGAGAGAGTATCGCGGACAAGGGAATCGACGATGCTGTGCAATACTACGCGGGTATCGCGGCTGCATGTTCGCAACGACCGATTCTGATTGGTCATTCTTTCGGGGGTCTGATCGCTGAAACGCTGCTACAGCAGAGACTATGTGCTGCGGCGGTCTCTATCGCCGCTGTCCGTAGTGCGCGTGAAGTTCCCTTTTCCGCCTTGCGCTCTCCGTGGTCGAGACTTGCCTCCTTGTCCAGCAGGCTCCCCACTGTCACGTTGTCCGCGCGGCAGTTCAGATATGCGTTCGGCAACGCTGTGAGTCTGGAGGAGTCAGAGAGACTGTACGAACGTTGCACGGTTCCCGCACCAAGCAGACCTCTCTACGAAGTCGCGGCAGCCAATTCATCTCCCCTTCCCCCGGTCAAAAGCGAGACCGCAAACAACGGGCGTGGGCCACTGCTTCTAATCTCGGGGGGAGAGGACAACACCGTCCCCGCATCTGTTGTGAAGCATGCTTTCGAGGAGTATTACAGGTCATCGGCCGTGACTGATTATCTTGAACTCCCCGGCCGGGGCCATTCGCTGACGATTGACAGCGGCTGGCGGGACGTTGCCGCTGCTTGTCTTGAGTGGCTGGCCAAGCAGGACTGCAGCAGCTGA
- a CDS encoding IS3 family transposase yields MITKTECIRGRVFGTRAEANLALFEYIDGFYNSRRIQKRLGYLSPIEFEEKHYAEQAAPNRANLKPRQPVLTS; encoded by the coding sequence ATGATCACCAAGACGGAGTGCATCCGCGGCCGCGTCTTCGGCACGCGGGCCGAGGCGAACCTGGCGCTGTTCGAGTACATCGATGGGTTCTATAACTCCCGGCGCATCCAGAAACGCCTCGGCTACCTCAGCCCCATCGAGTTCGAGGAGAAGCACTACGCCGAACAGGCAGCACCCAACCGAGCGAACCTGAAACCCCGTCAACCCGTCCTGACCAGCTGA